From the Dehalococcoidia bacterium genome, one window contains:
- the fusA gene encoding elongation factor G, translating into MKEYRTEDIRNIALVGHGGTGKTSFAEAALFVSGAISRIGRVEDGTTTSDYDPDEAKRKISINLSLLPCEWKGKKLNLIDTPGYADFVGEVKAGLRAADAALLVVDASSGVEVGTEMSWSYIDERDLPRLILVNRMDRENADFFQALNQIQSFFGKQCVPLQLPIGRQSSFEGVVDLLTRKSYSGEKAAEAAAPDSLAGEVEKYREQLVEAIAEADDELLNKYLEGEELSEEELSRGLRAGVIKKTIVPVLVGASLKNIGTQRVLEAAVEYLPSPVDAGTIVAKNAGSGEQQELEADAAGPLAALVFKTTADPYVGKLTYLRVYSGTLKADSQAWNANKSTAERIAQLFTVRGKNQEPTPQLTAGDIGALSKLGETSTNDTLCNRELPLILPPIGFPPPAFSAAVYPRTKADLDKMGSALARIVEEDPTLHVHRDQSTGETVLSGLGEPHLDVAVEKVQRKFGVGLELTTPKVPYRETITTTSSSEYTHKKQTGGHGQYARVAIRLEPLPRGSGFEFADAIVGGVVPKTYIPAVEKGVTEAMNEGVLAHYPLVDTKVTLYDGKDHPVDSSEMAFKIAGAMALKQGALQARPILIEPIMNLRVVVPEANTGDVMGDLNSKRAKVLGITPEDGSSVIDAQVPLAEVQRYATDLRSITQGRGRYSLEFSHYEEVPAHLAQKIIEKAKEEAKSS; encoded by the coding sequence ATGAAGGAATACAGGACAGAGGATATCCGCAACATCGCCCTCGTCGGCCATGGAGGAACCGGCAAGACTTCTTTCGCCGAGGCGGCTCTGTTCGTCAGCGGCGCCATCAGCCGGATCGGCCGCGTTGAAGACGGCACCACCACCTCCGATTACGACCCCGACGAAGCGAAGCGCAAGATAAGCATCAACCTGTCCCTTCTTCCCTGCGAGTGGAAAGGCAAGAAGCTGAACCTCATCGACACGCCGGGGTACGCCGACTTCGTGGGCGAGGTGAAGGCCGGTCTCCGCGCCGCCGACGCCGCCCTGCTTGTCGTCGACGCCTCTTCGGGAGTGGAGGTGGGCACCGAGATGTCGTGGTCCTACATCGACGAACGCGACCTGCCCCGCCTCATCCTCGTGAACCGCATGGACCGGGAGAACGCCGACTTCTTCCAGGCGCTAAACCAGATACAATCTTTCTTCGGCAAGCAATGCGTCCCTCTCCAGCTCCCTATCGGCAGGCAAAGCTCATTCGAGGGCGTCGTCGATCTCCTGACAAGGAAGAGCTACAGCGGCGAGAAGGCGGCAGAGGCAGCCGCGCCCGACTCCCTTGCCGGCGAGGTCGAGAAATATCGCGAGCAGCTCGTGGAAGCGATCGCAGAGGCGGACGATGAGCTTCTCAACAAGTACCTCGAGGGCGAGGAGCTGAGCGAAGAGGAGCTATCGCGAGGGCTGCGGGCGGGCGTGATCAAGAAGACCATCGTTCCGGTGCTCGTCGGCGCTTCCTTGAAGAACATCGGCACTCAGCGCGTTCTCGAAGCCGCCGTCGAATACCTGCCGTCGCCTGTCGATGCCGGGACCATCGTCGCAAAGAACGCCGGTTCGGGCGAGCAACAGGAGCTTGAGGCGGACGCCGCCGGCCCGCTGGCCGCGCTCGTCTTCAAGACCACAGCCGACCCCTACGTGGGCAAGTTGACGTACCTGCGCGTTTACTCCGGCACCCTCAAGGCCGATTCGCAGGCCTGGAACGCGAACAAGAGCACCGCCGAACGCATCGCGCAGTTGTTCACAGTGCGCGGCAAGAACCAGGAGCCGACGCCCCAGTTGACGGCCGGTGATATCGGCGCGCTCTCCAAGCTCGGCGAGACCTCGACCAATGACACCCTCTGCAACCGCGAGCTGCCCCTCATACTGCCGCCGATCGGGTTCCCGCCGCCCGCATTTAGCGCCGCCGTCTACCCACGGACGAAGGCCGACCTCGACAAGATGGGGAGCGCGCTCGCGCGCATCGTCGAGGAGGACCCGACGTTGCACGTACACCGCGACCAGAGCACGGGCGAGACGGTGCTTTCCGGCCTGGGGGAGCCCCACCTGGATGTCGCCGTCGAGAAGGTGCAGCGCAAGTTCGGCGTGGGCCTGGAGCTGACAACGCCCAAAGTGCCGTACAGGGAGACGATCACGACCACCAGCAGCTCGGAGTACACGCACAAGAAGCAGACCGGCGGGCACGGACAGTACGCGCGCGTCGCCATAAGGCTGGAGCCGCTGCCGCGGGGCAGCGGCTTCGAGTTCGCCGACGCCATCGTGGGCGGCGTCGTGCCCAAGACCTACATTCCGGCGGTGGAGAAGGGCGTGACCGAGGCGATGAACGAAGGCGTCCTCGCCCATTACCCCCTCGTAGATACGAAAGTCACGCTTTACGACGGCAAGGACCACCCGGTCGATTCGTCGGAGATGGCGTTCAAGATCGCGGGCGCCATGGCCCTCAAGCAGGGGGCGTTGCAGGCCCGGCCCATCCTTATCGAGCCGATAATGAATCTGCGGGTGGTGGTGCCGGAAGCGAACACCGGTGACGTGATGGGCGACCTCAACAGCAAGCGGGCGAAGGTGCTGGGCATAACACCTGAGGACGGCAGCAGCGTCATTGACGCGCAGGTGCCGCTCGCCGAGGTGCAGCGCTATGCCACCGATCTCCGCTCGATCACGCAGGGGCGCGGGCGCTACAGCCTGGAGTTCAGCCACTACGAGGAAGTGCCGGCGCACCTGGCGCAGAAGATCATCGAGAAGGCGAAGGAAGAAGCCAAGTCCTCCTGA
- the tyrS gene encoding tyrosine--tRNA ligase produces MKMLPAEEQLRLLMRGVEYGDEGVRRAMEDELRERLAEGRPLRVYLGIDPTAPDLTLGHTVPMRKLRQFQQLGHEAVLVIGGYTALVGDPSDKDSARPMLTLDEIEANGRTYAEQAFKVLDPERTVVRNNAEWLSKLTLKELIEIAANFTVGQFLQRDNFARRRERGDPIYVHEFFYAFMQAYDAVALETDAQIGATEQLFNLMAGRTLQRAYGQRPQIAVCMPILVGTDGYMRMSKSQGNYIAVNDPPAEMYGKVMSLPDHAMLDYFTLVTEVPAEEIEEMRRQLAERSVNPMEIKKRLAREIVTELHGPQPAQEAEARFQAIYQEKALPEEADEWTFTREEWEQLRAAALRLQDEIADNPALARGLPLQSDEERAETFPMSVGWGRDLTQYEHRVALPHLLVLKGAASSKGEARRLIRQGAVEIDGRPCTDFVAMIREGAVIRVGKRRFFRIVDADKHGEGR; encoded by the coding sequence ATGAAGATGCTGCCCGCGGAAGAGCAACTGCGGCTCCTCATGAGGGGCGTCGAGTACGGCGACGAAGGCGTGCGCCGAGCGATGGAGGACGAGCTGCGCGAGCGGCTGGCTGAGGGCCGCCCGCTGCGCGTCTATCTCGGCATCGATCCCACGGCGCCCGACCTTACCCTCGGCCATACCGTCCCCATGCGCAAGCTGCGCCAGTTCCAGCAACTCGGACACGAGGCGGTGCTCGTCATCGGCGGCTATACCGCGCTTGTGGGCGACCCCAGCGATAAGGACAGCGCCCGCCCGATGCTGACGCTGGACGAGATCGAAGCCAACGGCCGCACCTACGCCGAGCAGGCGTTCAAGGTGCTCGACCCCGAGCGGACGGTCGTCCGCAACAACGCCGAGTGGCTGAGCAAGCTGACCCTCAAGGAGCTTATCGAAATCGCGGCCAACTTCACGGTGGGGCAGTTCCTCCAGCGCGACAACTTCGCTCGCCGGCGCGAGCGGGGCGACCCCATCTACGTGCACGAGTTCTTCTACGCCTTCATGCAGGCGTATGACGCCGTCGCCCTGGAGACGGACGCGCAGATCGGCGCGACGGAACAGCTCTTCAACCTGATGGCGGGTCGCACGCTGCAACGGGCCTACGGGCAGCGGCCGCAGATCGCCGTCTGCATGCCGATACTGGTGGGGACGGACGGCTACATGCGGATGTCCAAGAGCCAGGGGAACTACATCGCGGTGAACGACCCGCCGGCGGAAATGTACGGCAAGGTGATGTCGCTGCCCGATCACGCAATGCTCGATTACTTTACGCTGGTGACGGAGGTGCCGGCGGAGGAGATCGAGGAGATGCGGCGGCAGCTTGCGGAGCGGTCGGTGAACCCGATGGAGATAAAGAAGCGCCTCGCCCGCGAGATCGTCACAGAGCTCCACGGCCCGCAGCCGGCGCAGGAGGCAGAGGCGCGGTTCCAGGCTATCTACCAAGAAAAAGCGCTCCCAGAAGAGGCGGACGAGTGGACTTTCACGCGTGAGGAGTGGGAGCAACTGAGGGCTGCGGCGCTTCGTCTTCAGGACGAGATCGCGGACAATCCGGCTTTGGCTCGAGGCTTGCCGTTGCAGTCAGATGAGGAACGCGCCGAGACATTCCCCATGAGCGTGGGCTGGGGACGTGACCTGACGCAGTATGAGCACAGAGTGGCTCTGCCTCACCTGCTGGTGTTGAAGGGTGCGGCTTCCAGCAAGGGCGAAGCGCGCCGGCTCATTCGGCAGGGAGCGGTCGAGATTGATGGCAGGCCGTGCACCGACTTCGTTGCCATGATCAGGGAAGGCGCCGTAATCCGGGTGGGCAAGCGCCGGTTTTTCCGCATCGTGGACGCGGATAAGCACGGGGAGGGGCGCTAG
- a CDS encoding bifunctional riboflavin kinase/FAD synthetase: protein MSESVSPVEELSAVRVERETALTVGVFDGVHRGHLHVLNTLKRRAAERGFASGVITLHPHPALVLNPSTPIVYLTTIEERVELLRASGVDFVVPLTFTLDLARFSAREFVTLLVEKLRMRFLLIGPDFALGRGREGGPALLSQLASEMNFELEKVGPFVEKGQVISSSTVRVALQEGDLETVAHLLGRPFSLHGPVVHGVERGKVMGFPTANIGVGSGMALPPFGVYVTRAHIGAATYDSVTNIGRRPTFDNGERTVEVYIMDFDGDLYGAEVRIDVLKRLRGEVRFASVDELAEQIRRDVADARGYLASHR from the coding sequence ATGAGCGAGAGCGTTTCGCCCGTCGAAGAGCTGAGCGCCGTCAGGGTGGAGCGCGAGACCGCCCTCACCGTCGGCGTCTTCGACGGCGTGCACCGCGGCCACCTGCACGTGTTGAATACGCTCAAGCGGCGCGCCGCCGAGCGCGGCTTCGCCAGCGGCGTCATCACCCTTCACCCTCACCCCGCTCTTGTCCTCAATCCGAGCACGCCCATCGTCTACCTGACGACGATCGAGGAACGCGTGGAACTGCTGCGCGCGAGCGGCGTCGATTTCGTCGTCCCGCTTACGTTCACGCTCGATCTGGCGCGGTTTTCCGCCCGCGAATTCGTAACGTTGCTTGTGGAGAAGCTGCGGATGCGCTTTCTGCTCATCGGCCCCGATTTCGCGCTCGGACGCGGCCGCGAGGGCGGCCCTGCACTCCTGTCGCAACTCGCCTCAGAGATGAACTTCGAGCTGGAGAAGGTGGGGCCGTTCGTCGAGAAGGGGCAGGTGATAAGCTCTTCGACGGTGCGGGTCGCGTTGCAGGAGGGCGACCTGGAGACCGTGGCCCATCTCCTCGGGCGGCCGTTCTCGCTGCACGGGCCCGTGGTGCACGGCGTAGAACGCGGGAAAGTGATGGGCTTCCCTACCGCCAACATCGGCGTCGGTTCGGGGATGGCGCTGCCGCCGTTCGGCGTCTACGTCACCCGCGCCCATATCGGCGCCGCGACCTACGACTCCGTTACGAACATCGGACGCCGCCCGACATTTGACAACGGTGAGCGAACGGTGGAAGTCTATATAATGGACTTCGATGGCGATCTCTACGGCGCGGAAGTCCGCATCGACGTGCTGAAGCGGTTGCGCGGCGAGGTGCGGTTCGCAAGCGTTGACGAGCTCGCCGAGCAGATCCGGCGGGACGTGGCGGACGCCAGGGGCTATCTGGCGTCGCATCGATAG
- a CDS encoding uroporphyrinogen decarboxylase family protein, whose protein sequence is MAMTRWERVRAALAGREVDRPPVSFWGHDYAREWTAQGLAEATLERYRAFGWDFVKVNPRATYYAEAWGNRYRPSGEATRGPVNVDYVLKNGSDLDAVKSLDGSAGPFGEQIEALRLIKRGLGDEAPFIQTVFSPLTVIGRLANGDLAFVRRQMRENAESLHRALSAVAQTLAAYAAACVEAGAAGIFFATVDWATYDSASEEQYAAFGRPYDLQVLGALANAQFNVLHVCRRNSMIESLLDYPAHAVNWAVGLTGNPRLGDVLATTEKAVMGGVAVDTAVAGTPEAVEAEARQALAETGGRRFFLTAGCSVPPDTPEANLRAALAAVEERRREG, encoded by the coding sequence ATGGCAATGACCCGCTGGGAGAGGGTGAGGGCCGCCCTCGCCGGCCGCGAGGTCGACCGTCCGCCTGTCAGCTTCTGGGGGCACGACTACGCCCGCGAGTGGACGGCGCAGGGGCTGGCGGAGGCGACTCTGGAGCGTTACCGCGCGTTCGGGTGGGACTTCGTCAAGGTGAACCCGCGCGCCACCTACTACGCCGAGGCCTGGGGCAACCGCTACCGGCCCTCCGGCGAGGCAACCCGCGGCCCCGTGAACGTTGACTACGTGCTGAAAAACGGCTCCGATCTCGACGCCGTCAAATCCCTCGATGGGAGCGCGGGCCCGTTCGGCGAGCAAATCGAGGCGCTGCGGCTGATAAAACGGGGCCTGGGCGACGAGGCGCCGTTCATCCAGACCGTGTTTTCGCCCCTGACCGTCATCGGACGGCTCGCCAACGGCGACCTCGCCTTCGTGCGGCGTCAGATGCGGGAAAACGCGGAGTCGCTACACCGGGCGCTTTCCGCGGTCGCGCAGACGCTCGCCGCCTACGCCGCTGCCTGCGTGGAGGCGGGAGCCGCCGGCATCTTCTTCGCCACGGTGGACTGGGCTACGTACGACAGCGCCAGCGAGGAGCAATATGCGGCGTTCGGGCGCCCGTACGACCTTCAGGTGCTCGGCGCCCTTGCGAACGCGCAGTTCAACGTCCTGCACGTTTGCCGGCGCAACAGCATGATCGAGTCGCTACTTGACTACCCTGCGCACGCCGTCAATTGGGCTGTCGGGCTCACGGGGAACCCCCGGCTCGGCGACGTGCTTGCAACAACCGAGAAGGCGGTGATGGGCGGCGTCGCGGTGGATACGGCCGTCGCTGGAACGCCGGAGGCCGTCGAAGCGGAGGCGCGGCAGGCGCTGGCGGAGACGGGCGGCCGGCGTTTCTTCCTTACAGCGGGGTGCTCGGTTCCCCCTGATACGCCGGAGGCCAATCTGCGGGCGGCGCTCGCCGCCGTCGAGGAGAGACGTCGAGAAGGATGA
- a CDS encoding VanZ family protein, with protein sequence MTARTFSIAAGRLIAAWLPAALWMGLIFSLSAQERPPGASQPAAVNVFGHFAEFAFLTALMTWGQLFSGLRKKRVPIALTLALLGAVLYAASDEYHQGFVAGRDASLSDFAIDALGAAAAALLIWLWARGLLPRRARYRRTIPPVRRQGGAP encoded by the coding sequence TTGACGGCTCGAACCTTTTCCATCGCGGCGGGCAGGCTAATTGCGGCGTGGCTTCCGGCCGCCCTCTGGATGGGACTCATCTTCTCGCTCTCCGCGCAGGAGCGGCCGCCCGGCGCCTCTCAGCCAGCCGCCGTCAACGTCTTCGGCCACTTCGCGGAATTCGCCTTTCTCACCGCCCTCATGACCTGGGGGCAGCTCTTCAGCGGCTTGCGGAAGAAGCGGGTCCCCATCGCGCTGACGCTCGCCCTCCTGGGCGCCGTCCTGTACGCCGCCTCCGACGAGTACCACCAGGGGTTCGTGGCCGGCCGCGACGCTTCCCTCAGCGACTTCGCAATCGACGCGCTGGGAGCGGCGGCCGCCGCGCTCCTCATCTGGCTCTGGGCGCGGGGTCTTCTACCGCGACGAGCACGATATCGCCGAACAATTCCTCCTGTTCGGCGGCAAGGCGGAGCGCCTTAA
- a CDS encoding segregation/condensation protein A — protein MFELKLPVFEGPLDLLLHLIEKEELDITAVSLVQVADQYLAHLQSMEAISLDALADFVAIGAKLIYLKSRALLPRQEAAEEEEPSLEEAGRELTEMLQEYRRFKEVAGALRAIEDEGLRAYPRVAPPPDVPLPTGLKKVTLDRLVELFQEALRRQPAAPPAVERERVTVRQKIEEIESRLRSVGKLSFRSFISVCRSRIEVIVSFLAVLELIKALRLAAEQEELFGDIVLVAVEDPAPRAR, from the coding sequence GTGTTTGAGTTGAAGCTGCCCGTCTTCGAGGGCCCGCTCGACCTTCTCCTGCACCTGATCGAGAAGGAAGAGCTCGACATCACCGCCGTCTCTCTCGTGCAGGTGGCCGACCAGTACCTCGCGCACCTGCAATCGATGGAGGCGATAAGCCTCGACGCCCTGGCCGACTTCGTGGCGATCGGCGCGAAGCTGATCTATCTCAAATCGAGAGCGCTGCTCCCGCGACAGGAGGCGGCGGAGGAAGAAGAGCCCTCGCTGGAAGAAGCGGGCCGCGAGCTGACGGAGATGCTGCAGGAATACCGTCGCTTTAAGGAGGTGGCGGGAGCGCTGCGGGCAATCGAAGACGAAGGGCTGCGCGCCTACCCGCGCGTCGCTCCGCCGCCGGACGTCCCGCTGCCCACGGGCCTGAAGAAAGTGACCCTCGACCGGCTGGTCGAGCTTTTTCAGGAGGCGCTGCGTCGCCAGCCGGCGGCGCCGCCGGCAGTCGAGCGCGAGCGCGTGACGGTGCGGCAGAAGATCGAGGAAATCGAGTCGCGGTTGCGGTCGGTGGGGAAGCTGAGCTTTCGCAGCTTCATTTCCGTTTGCCGCTCGCGGATCGAGGTGATCGTTTCCTTCCTCGCCGTGCTTGAGCTGATTAAGGCGCTCCGCCTTGCCGCCGAACAGGAGGAATTGTTCGGCGATATCGTGCTCGTCGCGGTAGAAGACCCCGCGCCCAGAGCCAGATGA
- the aroF gene encoding 3-deoxy-7-phosphoheptulonate synthase yields the protein MMVVMKKDHTQKDLDEVLVYLKEKGLGSHLSVGVERTVIGVLGHIYPELGEELEALPGVEETVPITRPYKLASRELKPEDTVVHVGDVAIGGGATVIMAGQCSVENEEQTMATARLVKECGGHILRGGAFKPRTSPHAFRGLGEAGLRMLAAARAETGLPIVTEVMDPRDVDLIAGYADILQIGTRNAQNYFLLDEVGKCGKPVLLKRGMASSVEDWLLCAEYILARGNSQVILCERGIRTFETGTRFTLDVSAIPLAKRLSHLPVVADPSHGTGRWYLVEPMSMASVAAGADGLMVEIHPNPDRALSDGAQSLNFDNFRKLMHKVSSVAEAVGRPFVRSGGPTAEVAR from the coding sequence ATGATGGTCGTAATGAAGAAAGACCATACCCAAAAGGATCTTGATGAGGTGCTCGTCTACCTCAAGGAAAAAGGACTCGGCTCTCACCTGAGCGTGGGCGTCGAGCGCACGGTTATCGGCGTCCTCGGCCACATCTACCCCGAGCTGGGCGAAGAGCTCGAGGCGCTGCCTGGCGTGGAAGAGACGGTCCCCATAACGCGGCCCTACAAGCTGGCCAGCCGCGAGCTCAAGCCCGAAGACACCGTCGTCCATGTGGGCGACGTGGCGATTGGCGGCGGCGCAACGGTGATTATGGCCGGCCAGTGCTCGGTGGAGAACGAGGAGCAGACCATGGCGACGGCGCGCCTGGTCAAGGAATGCGGCGGCCACATCCTGCGGGGGGGCGCGTTCAAGCCGCGCACCAGCCCGCACGCATTCCGCGGCCTGGGGGAAGCGGGCCTGAGGATGCTCGCCGCCGCGCGAGCGGAGACGGGCCTTCCCATCGTGACGGAGGTCATGGACCCCCGCGACGTCGATCTCATCGCCGGCTACGCCGACATACTGCAGATCGGCACGCGCAACGCCCAGAACTACTTTCTGCTCGACGAGGTGGGAAAGTGCGGCAAGCCGGTGCTCCTCAAGCGGGGGATGGCGTCGTCGGTGGAAGATTGGCTTCTTTGCGCCGAGTACATTCTTGCGCGCGGCAACAGCCAGGTGATCCTGTGCGAGCGCGGCATCCGCACCTTCGAGACGGGGACGCGCTTCACGCTCGATGTGAGCGCTATTCCGCTCGCGAAGCGGCTGAGCCACCTGCCGGTCGTCGCCGACCCGAGTCATGGGACGGGGCGCTGGTACCTGGTGGAGCCGATGTCCATGGCGTCGGTGGCCGCCGGCGCCGACGGCCTGATGGTGGAGATACACCCCAATCCGGACCGGGCGCTGTCGGACGGGGCGCAGAGCCTGAACTTCGACAACTTCCGGAAACTGATGCACAAGGTGTCGTCGGTGGCCGAGGCGGTGGGACGCCCCTTCGTCAGGAGCGGCGGCCCGACGGCGGAGGTCGCGAGATAG
- the aroH gene encoding chorismate mutase produces MRCRGIRGAITVDSNTSRDILAASRELLTAVINANAVQPEDVACIFFSTTPDLNADFPARAAREMGFTSVALLCGHEMAVPGSLPSCLRILLLVNTEKRSDEIVHVYLKGAAALRPDIEYNSR; encoded by the coding sequence GTGCGCTGCAGAGGCATCCGGGGCGCTATCACCGTAGATAGCAATACGAGTCGGGACATTCTGGCAGCCAGCCGCGAGCTCCTGACGGCGGTGATCAATGCGAACGCCGTCCAGCCCGAAGATGTAGCGTGCATCTTCTTCAGCACAACCCCCGATCTGAACGCAGACTTCCCCGCCAGGGCTGCCCGCGAGATGGGTTTCACCAGCGTGGCCCTTCTCTGCGGCCACGAGATGGCGGTACCCGGCAGCCTTCCCTCCTGTCTGCGTATCCTCCTTCTCGTGAACACGGAGAAGCGGTCCGATGAGATCGTTCACGTGTACCTGAAGGGGGCGGCCGCGCTCCGGCCCGACATCGAATACAATTCCCGCTGA